A portion of the Juglans microcarpa x Juglans regia isolate MS1-56 chromosome 1D, Jm3101_v1.0, whole genome shotgun sequence genome contains these proteins:
- the LOC121234337 gene encoding uncharacterized protein LOC121234337, with amino-acid sequence MAEEPQKEKPQNNQHHISPYLNLTDPNNPYRVENADSIAFVLVTDLLTTDNYATWSQAMRRALRAKNKLGFISGNISKPTNEDDPLFDLWERCNDMVVSWIQNSLSMDIRSSIAFVDNAQAVWTKLKDRFIKQNGPRIFQLKRNLASLRQDRDSVSTYFGNLKTLWDEIAIYDPIPACTCGQLSILNDRHQRDRVI; translated from the coding sequence atGGCAGAAGAACCTCAAAAGGAAAAACCTCAAAATAACCAACACCATATTTCCCCTTACCTCAACCTCACAGATCCAAATAACCCTTACCGAGTCGAAAATGCTGATAGCATAGCATTTGTTCTTGTTACAGATCTCCTCACCACTGATAATTACGCTACTTGGTCTCAAGCAATGCGTCGAGCACTTAGAGCAAAAAATAAACTAGGTTTCATTAGTGGAAACATTTCTAAACCTACTAATGAAGATGACCCTTTGTTTGATCTATGGGAGAGATGTAATGACATGGTGGTTTCCTGGATTCAAAATTCCCTAAGTATGGATATCAGATCCAGCATAGCATTTGTTGACAATGCGCAAGCTGTGTGGACAAAATTGAAGGACCGATTTATAAAACAGAATGGTCCTCGCATCTTTCAGCTCAAGAGGAACTTGGCCAGCCTTCGACAAGACAGAGACTCAGTGAGCACTTATTTCGGTAACCTCAAAACTCTTTGGGATGAAATAGCCATTTATGACCCTATTCCTGCTTGCACTTGTGGTCAGTTGAGTATACTGAATGATAGACACCAGAGAGACCGTGTCATATAA
- the LOC121237154 gene encoding receptor like protein 21-like, whose product MNMGVLQYYFSMKALLWVLVVFVQTREYMGCLEEDRVGLFHLKSFLTISIPSLTAYNSDYDILPSWVDHEKSDCCGWERVTCNSTTGHVIKLSLDNLMQDLYLHYKRVKYYEELPWLLNVSLLEPFKELRSLDLSSNAIDGCIRDEGFEKLSILRNLENLNLGNNLFDDNSILQSLGAITSLKTLNLTRNKLEGYFPAEELVTLRNLNTLDISSNLYNGTLPNQGFERLAVLRNLETLILDWNNFGYKIIPSLSNLTSLMTLSLSWNMFWADQRVNVEGTFERLAVLRNLKTLNLDGNNVDDMSIIPSLSGLTSLTTLNLAYNDLRGVNYGEGWKMLSRLENLEILDLSHNYLNDTSFLQSIAAVKSLKSLNLKYNELTGLFPTKELANLSNLEVLILAGNHFGGRLATQEFCALKKLEVLDLSYNYFEGILPPCINNMTSLVVLDISDNQFNGNASSSYVEASGTSLEYIAFNYNQFVGIFSFKLFANYSKLEVLGFNGQNNKVEIETEGSMGWSPLFQLKIIELSNCSLNKLTSSIPKFLLVQHELDVVNLSYSKLKGSFPNWLVENNTSYAC is encoded by the exons ATGAATATGGGTGTCTTgcaatattatttctcaatgaAGGCTTTGCTTTGGGTTTTAGTAGTTTTTGTTCAAACTCGTGAGTACATGGGTTGCTTGGAGGAAGATAGAGTTGGTCTGTTTCACTTGAAGTCATTTCTGACTATATCCATTCCGTCTCTCACAGCTTATAATTCAGACTATGATATTCTTCCTTCATGGGTCGACCATGAGAAGAGTGATTGTTGTGGTTGGGAGCGGGTCACGTGCAACTCTACCACAGGTCATGTGATAAAACTGTCCCTTGACAATTTAATGCAAGATCTTTATTTGCATTACAAAAGGGTGAAATATTATGAGGAACTTCCATGGTTGTTAAATGTGTCTCTATTAGAGCCTTTCAAGGAGTTAAGAAGTCTTGATCTATCCTCTAATGCAATTGATGGTTGCATACGAGATGAAG GATTTGAAAAGCTTTCAATTCTAAGGAATCTGGAAAATTTAAACCTTGGCAATAACTTGTTTGATGACAATAGCATTCTACAATCTCTGGGTGCTATCACTTCGCTCAAGACTTTAAATCTTACTAGGAATAAGTTGGAGGGATACTTTCCAGCTGAAG AATTAGTTACGTTGAGAAATTTGAACACGCTGGATATAAGCTCCAATTTGTACAATGGTACCCTCCCAAATCAAG gTTTTGAAAGGCTAGCGGTACTGAGAAACTTGGAGACATTGATCCTCGATTGGAATAACTTTGGCTACAAAATCATACCATCTCTAAGTAACCTTACATCCCTTATGACATTAAGTCTTTCATGGAATATGTTTTGGGCAGATCAACGAGTAAATGTTGAAG GTACTTTCGAAAGGCTCGCCGTATTGAGAAATCTGAAGACATTGAATCTTGATGGGAATAATGTTGATGACATGAGCATCATACCATCTCTAAGTGGGCTTACATCCCTTACGACATTGAATCTTGCGTACAATGATTTGCGAGGAGTAAATTATGGTGAAG GTTGGAAAATGTTGTCAAGATTGGAGAACTTGGAGATATTAGATCTTTCTCACAATTACCTCAACGACACTAGTTTTCTTCAATCAATTGCTGCAGTCAAATCTCTTAAGAGTCTCAATCTTAAATACAATGAGTTGACGGGATTATTTCCAACCAAAG AGCTTGCAAATTTAAGCAACTTGGAGGTTCTTATCTTGGCAGGAAATCATTTTGGTGGACGACTAGCAACCCAAG AATTTTGTGCATTGAAGAAGCTTGAAGTGTTAGATCTATCTTACAATTACTTTGAGGGGATCCTACCTCCATGCATAAACAATATGACATCTCTTGTGGTGTTAGATATTTCTGATAACCAATTTAATGGAAATGCTTCATCATCATATGTAGAAGCCAGCGGAACAAGTCTCGAGTACATTGCTTTCAATTATAACCAGTTTGTGGGCATATTCTCATTCAAATTATTTGCCAATTACTCTAAGCTTGAGGTTCTTGGATTCAATGGCCAAAACAATAAAGTTGAAATAGAAACTGAAGGTTCCATGGGTTGGTCCCCTTTGTTTCAACTGAAGATCATTGAGTTGTCCAATTGTAGTCTGAACAAGCTCACCAGCAGTATTCCGAAATTTCTTCTTGTCCAGCATGAATTGGATGTAGTTAATCTTTCTTATAGTAAGTTGAAAGGAAGCTTTCCAAATTGGTTGGTTGAAAACAATACAAGCTACGCGTGCTAG